From the Deinococcus multiflagellatus genome, the window CGAGCGCGCCGTATACGGCGAGTGAGAGTGTCAGCAGTGCGAACAATGGCACGCGGACGTACACGGCCAAAGCGTTTGATGCAGCGGGGAACACCAAGTCGGCTTCGGCCTCGGTCACGGTCAACATCGCCGGTACCACCCCGCCCCCGCCTCCTCCGCCCACCTCTGGCTTCAAGAAGGTCGCCTACTTCACCCAGTGGGGCATTTACGGGCGCAACTATCAGGTCAAGAACATTGACACCAGCGGCACCGCCGCCACGCTGACGCACATCAACTACGCCTTCGGCAACATCTACAACGAGAACGGCACCTACCGCTGCAACATCGTCACCCGCGCCGAGAGCGGCAATGGCGATGGCGGCGACGGCTTCGCAGACTACGGCAAGTCCTTTGACGCCGCCACCAGCGTGGACGGCGTGGCCGACAAGTGGGACCAGCCGCTGAAGGGCAACTTCAACCAGCTCAAGAAGCTCAAGGCCAAGTACCCCGGCCTGAAGGCCCTGATCTCGCTGGGCGGCTGGACCTGGAGCAAGCAGTTCAGCGCGGCGGCCATGACCGACGCTTCGCGCAGGGCCCTGGTGAGTTCGTGCATTGACGTGTACATCAAGGGCAACCTCCCCGTGGCCGACGGCGCGGGCGGTCCAGGCGCCGCCGCCGGGGTGTTTGACGGCATTGATATTGACTGGGAATACCCCGGTGGCGGCGGGCTGCCCACCAACACGGTCAGCCCGCAGGACAAGCAGAACTTCACGCTGCTGCTGCAGGAATTCCGCCGCCAGCTGGACGCCTACAAGCCGGGCCTGCTGCTGACCATCGCCGCGCCCGGCGGCCCGGACAAGATTGCCAACCAGGACCCGGCCGCCTACAAGAACGCCGTGGACTGGGTGAACATCATGACCTACGACTTCCGCGGCGCCTGGGACGCCACCGGGCCCACCAACTTCCACAGCAACCTGTACCCCAGCCCCAATGATCCGGGCACGGGTGTGGTGAAGTCGTACTCGGTAGATACGGCGGTGAACGCCTTCCTGAACGCCGGGATGCCTGCGAACAAGCTGGTGATCGGCATTCCGTTCTACGGCCGCGGCTGGACCGGCGTGCCGGGCACCAACAACGGCCTGTACCAGAGCGCGACCGGCGCGGCGCGCGGCACCTACGAAGCCGGCTACGAGGACTACAAGGTGCTCAAGAACGCCCCGGGCACGGTGTACCGCGACGCTGCCACCAAGCAGATGTGGAAGTACGACGGCACGAACTTCTGGAGCTACGACGACCCCGAAGTGATCGCCACGAAGATGGCCTATGTGAAGCAAAAGGGCCTGGGCGGCGCGATGGCCTGGGCGCTGGACGGCGACGACGCCCAGGGCACGCTGGCCAAAGCGATTGACAGCGGCCTGAGGTAAGGGGCGGCTACCGCCCGGGTGCTGGTTTGCAGCGCCTGCAGCGCGGCCCGTCCAGAGCAGATCGGGAGCGGAGGTGGGCCCGGGGACGCGAATGGCGCTGTCCCCGGGCCCAGGGCTGTGGGCTGATAGCGGCCATCCGTTCCGCCCAGGGGAGGAGAGCACCCCCTCAAGTCCACTCCCACCGCTGTTTGCGGCGGTCACTCGCTCTGCTCCGAAGCTTTTCAAGTCTGCTCGCACCACATGACCGGAGGGGTTCACCTTCAGACCATGTGGTGACCGCTATGAGGTTGACAGGCGGCCCTCTGACGCCTCAAGCCCGGTCTCATACCGATTCCAGATCATCCGCCTCAGCCCGTGCGCGTCGCTTCGGTGTGTTCGCGCCTCACCTTCCCTGTTCTTCTCTGCGGGCCCCTCCAGCCGGGTTGAGCCCGAATGAACCCAAAGCCTTGTGACGGGTTGCGGGACGCTTTATCTTCCCCGGTCTCCCCAGCGGATAAACGCATGATGAAGGGTGGGTGGGCCTTCGTTGTGGGTGCGCTGGGCCGCTATCCTGACGCCGACATGGCCCAGTTGCGCCTCTTTTCCGTAGCCGTCCACCCTCTTTCCGGCAAGGCGCCCCTGTGACCGCTGCCCCTGAGCGCCTGGACGCCCCCGCCATCTTGCAGGCCCTGAGTGCCTACCGCCGCGGCGACTTTGGCGTGCGGCTGCCCCTGACCTGGGACGGCATTGAGGGCCGCATTGCCGAAACCTTTAACGACCTCGTGGAAGAAAGCGCGCGCATTGCCCAGGACGTGGCGCGCGTGGGCGCCGCCGTGGGCAAGGAAGGCAACACCAAACAGCGCATTCCGCTGGGCACCACCACCGGCAGCTGGGCCGCCCTGATCGAGAACGTGAACGATCTGGTGGATGACCTGGTCTGGCCCACCACCGAAATGACCCGCGTGGTCACCGCCGTGGCCCACGGCGACCTGACCCAGACGATGGCCACGGAAATCAACGGCCGCCCCATGCAGGGCCAGTTCCTGCAGATCGTGACCACCCTGAACACCATGGTGGCGCAGCTCAACGCCTTTGCGGGCGAGGTGACGCGCGTGGCGCGCGAGGTGGGCACCGAGGGCAAACTGGGCGGGCAGGCCAACGTGGAAGGCGTGGGCGGCGTGTGGCGCGACCTCACCGAGAACGTGAACTTCATGGCGAACAACCTCACCGGGCAGGTGCGGAACATTGCCGACGTGACCACAGCGGTGGCCAACGGGGACCTCAGCCGCAAGATCACCGTGGACGCCCGGGGCGAGATTCTGGAGCTGAAAAACACCATCAACACGATGGTGGATCAGCTCAACGCCTTTGCCAGCGAAGTGACGCGCGTGGCCCGTGAGGTGGGCACGGAAGGGCGCCTGGGCGGGCAGGCCGACGTGCGCGGCGTGGGCGGCACCTGGAAGGACCTGACCGACAACGTGAACTTCATGGCCGCCAACCTGACGGGGCAGGTGCGCAACATTGCGGACGTGACCACAGCGGTGGCGAACGGCGATCTGAGCAAGAAGATCACCGTGGACGCGCGGGGCGAGATTCTGGACCTGAAGAACACCATCAACACGATGGTGGACCAGCTCAATGCCTTTGCCGGCGAGGTCACCCGTGTGGCCCGCGAGGTGGGCACCGAAGGCAAGCTGGGCGGCCAGGCGCAGGTCGTGGGCGTGGGCGGCACCTGGAAGGACCTCACGGAAAACGTGAACTCCATGGCGTCGAACCTCACGGATCAGGTGCGCAACATCGCCTTTGTGACCACGGCGGTGGCAAACGGGGACCTGAGCAAGAAGATCACCGTAGACGTCAAGGGCGAGATTCTGGACCTGAAAAACACTGTGAATACGATGGTGGACCAGCTGAACGCCTTTGCCAGCGAGGTGACGCGCGTGGCGCGCGAGGTGGGCACCGAAGGCAAGCTGGGCGGACAGGCCGACGTGCGCGGGGTCGCGGGCACCTGGAAAGACCTCACCGACAACGTGAACTTCATGGCCTCGAACCTCACGGATCAGGTGCGCAACATCGCCTTTGTGACCACGGCGGTGGCAAACGGGGACCTGAGCAAGAAGATCACCGTGGACGTCAAGGGCGAGATTCTGGACCTGAAAAACACCGTGAACATCATGGTGGACCAGCTGAACGCCTTTGCCAGCGAGGTGACCCGCGTGGCGCGCGAGGTGGGTACCGAGGGCAAGCTGGGCGGGCAGGCCAACGTGCCCGGCGTGGGCGGCACCTGGAAGGATCTCACGGAGAACGTGAACTCTATGGCGTCGAACCTCACCGGGCAGGTGCGCGGCATTGCCCGCGTGGTGACGGCGGTGGCGAACGGCGACCTGAAAAAGACGCTGACCCTGGAAGCCAAGGGCGAGATTGCCGAGCTGGCCGAAACGATCAACTCCATGATCGAGACGCTGGCGACCTTTGCCCAGCAGGTCACCGGCGTGGCGCGCGAGGTGGGCGTGGAAGGCCGCCTGGGCGGGCAGGCCAGTGTGCCCGGCGCCAGTGGCACCTGGAAGGACCTCACCGATAACGTGAACCAGCTGGCCGCCAACCTCACCACGCAGGTGCGCGCCATTGCCGACGTGGCCACCGCCGTGACGGCCGGTGACCTGACCCGCTCCATCAACTTGGACGCCCGGGGCGAGCTGGACGCGCTGAAAGACAACATCAACGAGATGATCGTCAACCTGCGCGACACCACCGAGAAGAACACCGAGCAGGACTGGCTGAAAACCAACCTCGCCAAGTTTACCCGGATGCTGCAGGGCCAGCGCGACCTGCTGACGGTCAGCCGCCTGATTCTGTCGGAGCTGGCGCCGCTGGTGAAGGCCCGCCACGGCGTCTTTTACACCATGGACGAGGACACCACCACCCTGCAGCTGCAGGCCAGCTACGCCTACCGCGAGCGCAAGGGGCTGGCCAACCGCTTTGCGCTGGGGGAAGGGCTGGTGGGGCAGGCCGCACTGGAACAGGAAATGATCGTCCTGACCCATGTGCCCGACGATTACGTGCAGATCAACTCCGGGCTGGGAGCGGGCGCGCCGCGCACCATCGTGGTGCTGCCGGTGGTGTTTGAAGGGCAGACCAAGGCGGTCATTGAGCTGGCCTCCTTTGAAACGTTCAGCGCCACCCACCTGAGCTTCCTGGAGCAGTTCACGGAATCGGTGGGCATTGTGCTGAACACCATTCAGGCCACCATGCGCACAGAAACGCTGCTGCGTCAGTCGCAGAGCATGGCCCAGGAACTGCAGAGCCAGCAGGAAGAACTGAGGCAGACCAACGAGGAACTGGAGGAAAAAGCCCGCCTGCTGGCCGACCAGAACCGCGAGGTGGAAGACAAGAACCGGCAGGTGGAATCGGCCCGCCACGCCCTGGAAGAAAAGGCGGCCCAGCTGGCCCTGACCAGCAAGTACAAGAGCGAGTTCCTGGCGAACATGAGCCACGAGCTGCGCACGCCGCTGAACAGCCTGCTGCTGCTGGCCGGGCAGCTGCGCGAGGACCCGCAGGGCAACCTGTCGGACCAGCAGAAGGCCTACGCCAAGACCATCTTTGCGGCCGGCAACGACCTGCTGAACCTCATCAACGACATCTTGGACCTCTCGAAGATCGAGTCCGGCACCGTGAACGCCGACCCCACGCAGGTCACCTTTGCGCGCATCCGTGAGGCGGTGGAAACCACCTTCGCGCACCTCGCGGCGGAAAAGGGCGTGGAACTGCGCCTGGACTTCAGCCCGCAGCTGCCCGCCAGCCTGTACACCGACGACACCCGCCTGCTGCAGATTCTGAAAAACCTGCTGTCTAACGCCTTTAAATTCACCGCCGAGGGCAGCGTGACCCTGGAAGCCACGCCGGTCAAAGGCGGCTGGAGCCCCGACCAGACGGCGCTGAACAGTGCGGCCGGCGTGGTGGCCTTCCGCGTCACCGACACCGGCATTGGCATTGCCGCTGACAAGCAGCGCCTGATTTTCGAGGCCTTCCAGCAGGCCGACGGCTCCACCAGCCGCAAGTACGGCGGCACCGGCCTGGGCCTGGCGATCAGCCGCGAGCTGGCGCGCATTCTGGGCGGCGAGATCACCCTGGAGAGCACGCCGGGCCAGGGCAGCCGCTTTACCCTGTACCTGCCGCTGCGGTTCCAGGCGCCGCCGGAACTGCGCGCGCCCCGCGCGCTGCCGGTGGGTGCCCCTGCTGGCCTTCAAGGCGCGCCAGTGCAATTCGGCAGTGGGCAGTCCGCCAATGGGCAGGCCGGTAGTGGGCAGGCCGGCGCCGAGCCGGCGGCCCCCGAGGCCACGGTCATTCAGGATGACCGCGCCGCGCTGCAACCCGGTGACCGCATCCTGCTGATCGTGGAGGACGACCCGGCCTACGCGGGCGTGCTGCTGGACCTGGCCCACGAACGCGGCTTCATGGCGCTGGTGGCGGCGCGCGGCGATCAGGCGCTGCACCTCGCGCAGACCTACCGCCCGGCGGCCGTCACCCTGGACCTCACGCTGCCCGACACCAACGGCTGGGCCGTGCTGGACGCCCTGAAGCACGACCCCCAGACCCGGCACATTCCGGTGCACATCATCTCCGGGCAGGAGCCCAGCATCGTCAGCCGCAAGCTGGGCGCGCTGGACCACACCACCAAGGCGGGGAGCCGGCAGCAGCTGAGCGAGGTGTTCACCAACCTCGAAGCCTTCCTGGCCCGCCGGGTCAAGCGCGTGCTGATCGTGGAAGACGACGAACTGCAGCGCCAGAGTCTCGAAGAGTTGATTGGCGACACCGACGTGGAAACCATTTCGGTCACCACGGGCGCGGCGGCGCTGGAGGCCCTGCAGGGCGCGCCCTTCGACTGCATCGTGCTGGACCTGCACCTGCCCGACATGAGCGGCTTTGACCTGATGACCACCCTGAATGAGACGCCCGCCTACCGGGCCATTCCGATCATCGTGTACACCGCCCAGGACCTCACGCGCGCCCAGGAGACGCAGCTGCGCAAGGCGGCCAAGTCCATCATCGTGAAAGACGTGCGCTCGCCCGAGCGGCTGCTGGACGAGGTGACCCTCTTCCTGCACCGCGTGGAGGCCACGCTGCCCGAAGGCAAACGCCAGATCCTGGCCGGCGCCCGGCAGCAGGAACCCGAGCTGCACGGCAAGAAGGTGCTGCTGGTGGACGACGATATCCGCAACATCTTTGCGCTGACGGCGGTGCTGGAGCGCCACCAGATGCAGATTGTGACCGCCGAGAACGGCCGCGAAGCCCTGGCCGCCCTGGACGCCGAGGGCGACATTGACCTCGTGCTGATGGACGTGATGATGCCGGAACTCGACGGCTACGAAACCACGCGCCTGATTCGCCGCAACCCGGCCTACGCGAGCCTGCCCATCATCTCGCTGACCGCCAAGGCCATGCCCGGCGACCGCGAGCAGTCCATTGAATCCGGGGCCAGCGACTACATCAGCAAGCCGGTGAACACCGCGCAACTGCTGTCGCTGCTGCGGGTGTGGCTGTCGAAGTGAGCGGCGAGTTTCCCAGAGAACCCCTGCAGGACATCGAGCTGTCGCTGCTGCTGGAGGCCGTGTACCGCGTCACCGGGCACGATTTCCGGGCCTACACCACCGCCACCATCCGCCGCCGGGTGCTGCACGCGGTGGCCGAAGAGGGCCTGGAGACCATCAGTGCGCTGCAGGCGCGGGCGCTGCACGACCCGGCAGCCATGCAGCGGCTGCGCGAAACGCTGGCCATCAACGTGACCGAGATGTTCCGCGACCCCACCTTCTTCCGGGCCCTGCGCGAACAGGTGCTGCCGCTGCTGCGCACCCACCCGTTCGTGCGGGTGTGGCACGCGGGCTGCTCCACGGGCGAGGAAGTGTATTCGCTGGCGATTCTGCTGCACGAGGCGGGGCTGCTCTCGCGCAGCCGCCTGTACGCCACCGACATGCACGCCCCGGCGCTGCAGCAGGCCCGCCAGGGCATTTACCCGCTGGAGAAACTGGCGGCCCATGAGGAGAATTACCACCTCTCGGGCGGGCAGGCCGAGTTCGGGGACTACTTCACCCAGCAGTACGGCCACGCGCGGGTCAAGGCCTTCCTGCGCCAGCCCATCATTTGGGGTCAGCACAACCTCGCTACCGATTCATCGTTCAACGAGTTCCACCTGATTCTGTGCCGCAACGTGATGATCTACTTCACCCGGCCGCTGCAGGACCACGTGCAGGCCCTGCTGTGGGAAAGCCTGATGCCCTTTGGCGTGCTGGGCCTGGGGCACCACGAAAGCCTGGACTTCAGCCCGCAGGCGGTGCGCTTTGAGCCGCTGAACCTGGCCGAAAAACTCTACCGGCGGGTGGGCTGATGGACGCTGGAGCCGGCACCCCGCGCGCCCGGATCCTGATTGTGGACGACCAGGACGCCAAGCGCCTGGGGCTGGCTGCCGCGCTGGAACCGCTGGGCCAGGAGGTGGTGATGGTGGCCTCGGGCCGCGAGGCCCTGCGGCAGCTGCTGACCGGCGAGTTCGCGGTGATTCTGCTGGACGTGCAGATGCCGGACATGGACGGCTTTGAAACCGCCCGCCTGATCCGCAGCCGCCGCCAGACCGAAACCACCCCGATCATCTTCGTGACCGCCCACGACCGCGCCGAGGCCGACATGCTGGGCGGCTACACCCTGGGCGCGGTGGACTTTATCTTCTCGCCGGTGCGCTCCGAGGTGCTGCGCGCCAAGGTCAACGTGTTTGTCGAGCTGCACCTCAAGACCCTGACCGTGCAGGCCCACGAGCGGCGGCTGCGCGAACTGGAAAGCCGGCAGGCCCAGCACGAACTGGCCAAGCTATGGGGCGCCATTGCCCAGTCGGCCGACCCGGTGATGATCACCACCCGGAGCGGGGTGATCGAATACGTGAACAGCGCCTTTGAACAGGTCACGGGTTACCCCGCGGAGGAAGCCCTGGGCCAGACGCCGGCCCTGCTGAACTCCGGGCGCCAGGACGCGGCCTTCTTTGATGACCTGTGGCGCACCCTGCTTTCCGGCGAGGTGTTCCGGGGCGAGTTTATTAACCGGCGCAAGGACGGCGGCGAGTACCACGAAGAAAAGACCATCACGCCCATCCGCGACGAGGCCGGGCGGGTCACGCACTTTGTGGCCACCAGCCAGGACGTGACCTACCGCAAGCAGATGGAAGCCCAGCTGCACGCCCTGAACGCCTCGCTGGAGGCGCGGGTGCGCGAACGCACCGCCGAACTGGAGGACGTGAACAGCGAGCTGGAAGCCTACGCCTATTCCATCTCGCACGACCTGCGCACCCCGCTGCGGCACATCGGCTCCTTTGCCGACCTGCTGGCCCGCTCCAGCGACGACCTGGGTGACAATGGGCAGCGCTACTTGCGCATCATTCAGGACGGCGCCCTGAAGATGGAAGCCCTGATTGACGGCCTGCTGGAGTTCGCCCGCACCGGGCGCAGCGAACTGCGGCCCCAGCCCATCGAGCTGCGGGCCCTGCTGGGCGAGATCATCGCGGAACTGCCCGGCGCCGAGGCCGCCACCTGGGACCTGCGCGACCTGGGCGCGGTGTGCGGTGACCTGCTGGGCGTGCGGCAGGTGCTGACCAACCTGCTTACCAACGCCCTGAAGTACGCCGACCCGGCGCGGCCCCCCCACATTGAGGTCTGGACCGAGGCAGGCGAGCACGAACAGACCGTTCATGTGCGCGACAACGGGCTGGGCTTTGACATGACCTACGCCCACCGCCTGTTTGCCGTGTTTCAGCGCCTGCACACCGAGGTGCCAGGGCACGGGGTGGGGCTGGCCATCGTCAAGCGCATTGTCACGCGCCACGGCGGGCGCATCTGGGCGCAGGGGGTGGAAGGGCAGGGCGCCACCTTCAGTTTCACGCTGCCCCAGGCCCAGGCCAGTGGCGGCGAGGGGCCGCAGGTTGGGGAAGCCGCAGTCGGCTGATACGGACTGCCGTCCATTTCCGTAACATCCAGGAAAGAACTGGATGTTCCTCCAATTCCCGGAAATCCGTCCTTTTCCCTCTCCCTCCGGTCGAAAAAATTCCGTCAGGTATGACGGAATTTTTCGGAAGCCGTATGAGAAGCCGCCTTTTACCTGTTTGGCCCAGCTGATTCCAGGTTCCACCCGTTCAGCCCTGGCAGGTGCTCAAAGGTGCGGCATTCGCTGCTCTGTTGGCAGCGCTCTGCGGGGCCTGGGGGTGCAAAGCTGCCTCATCAATGGTTCGGCTAGGTTCAACATTTCACAGAGGGTAGCCCGGCAAACACGCTGTTTTTCCCCCTCCCCCCTCGTGGGGGAGGTCGGGAGGGGGAGAAGCGAGTCAAGCGTGGCAGACGACGTTTCTTCCATGAGCGACTCGCCACGCGTGAACACTGTCTGCACCAGTGCTCATGCGAACTGCCGTCCATGTCCAGGACAGCCAGAAAAGAGCCGGATGGTCCCTGCCTTCGGCGCTGTACCAGTCCAATGCCCGGAAGGCCGTCCTTTTTCCCTCTGTATTGCAGCCCGGTCAGCAAACTGCCGTGACGCCTGACGGAAGGTTTCGGAAGTCGTGTCAGGCGAGCTCCGCGCCCTTGTGTCTAGAGCGGTTGACCAAAGAACCCCCTCACCCCTCGCTGCGCGAGGCCCTCTCCCACGAGGGGAGAGGGTCAAGAACCACCATCATCTTTATGTCAAACGCTCTAATTCAGGTAACGCACTGGTAACACCCGGGCAGCAGTGTGGCGTCTCAGGTGCCGGCCGCCCGGCCTCCAGCTGTCCCAGTTCAGCGGTCCCCATGTCCCCCAGACGCCTGCTTCTGCCCCTGCTTCCTTTCTTCGCCCTGGCCTTTGGTTTCTCGTGGGCGGTGTGGTGGCCCCTGCTGGCCCCCGGGCACCCAGCCCCGGCCGCCCTGCACCTGTGGGGCAGTCTGGGGCCAGCGGCGGCGGCCATCATCACCGCCGCTGCACTGGACCGGCCCTCACTGCGTCCGCTGGGTCAGGCCCTGGGGCGCTGGCGGGTTGGCTGGGGGCCCTGGGCATTTGCGGTGGGGGCACCCGCCGCGCTGCTGGGGCTGGGGGTGGCGCTCAGCGCAGGTGCGGGGCAGCCGTGGCCGGGGTGGGCCGGGCTGCTGCGGGTGGCCGAATACCCGCACCTGGGCCCCCTGGCCCTGCTGCTGGCCGAGGTGGTGTTTTACGGCTACGGCGAGGAGGTGGGGTGGCGCGGATTTGCGCTGCCCCGGCTGCTGCCGGTGTTTGGGCCCGTGTGGGCGCCGGTGTGGCTCAGCGTGCCGTGGGCGCTGTGGCACCTGCCGCTGCTGCTGCGCAACGAGACCTTTACCGCCATGTCGCTCGCAGCGCTGCTGGGCTGGTACGCCAGCCTGCTGATGGGCGCGCTGCTCATGACGTGGCTGTGGCGCTGGGCCCAGGGGAGCCTGCTGGTGCTGGCCGCCTTTCACGGTCTGCTGGATGTGGCCATGGTGAATGAGACCGTGACGCCGCTGGCCCTGAACGCTATGGGCGCCGTGGTCACGGTCTGGGGGCTGTTGGCCCTGAGGGCGCTGCGCCGGCCGCAGGCGCGCCGGTGTCCAGCGCCCCCACAGGGCCGCTAGGCGGCGCGGCCCCTCCCCCCGGGTGTCCCTGGGCCCGGCGCCGGGTCATGTGTGCCATCCAAAGCGTTGCTGAAGCCGTTCACATACATTGTCGGAATTGATACGGTTTAGTGCGCCCATGCGAAATTTATGCTGTCCAGCGCCTTTGCCGCCCTGCTTCCGGCTTCAGGGGGCTGGGGCGCCGCGCGCACTGTGGGGGGCGCCGTGACCCCGCACCGGCCCCCACCCGCGCCTGAGCGCCCTGCCCGGCGGCCGGTGCATGTGGTGCCTGTGGGCACGCTGACCGTGGTGGCCACCGTGCTGCTGTCTATTGTCTGGCTCTGGATGCTGGTGCTGGGCATTCAGCAGGGGCGCGCCGGATGAGCAGGCGTGCCCCGGGGCCAGTGCCCCGCCTGGAACACCACACCCTGGAGCGTCTGGAAACCATCTGGCTGGGCATGGCCGTCGTCATCGCCGTGCTGCTGTTTGCCAGCGTCCTGACCAGTTTCCTCAGTGGCACCACGCCGTCTCTGTCCGGGGACGGCGCCCATCACCTCGCCGGGGTGAAGAACGGCCGCCTGGATCCCAAGAATCTGGCCGCCACGCCCTTTGCCACCCCGGGCCTGCGCGAGAACGCCGATGGCAGTCTTGAAGCCTTCGTGGTGGCGCGCGCCTTTAATTTCGAGCCGGCGGTGCTGCGGGTGCCGGCGGGGCGGCCAGTCACCTTCCACGTGACTTCGGCCGACGTGATGCACGGGTACCTCATTGAGGGCACCAACATCAACGTGAATGTGGTGCCGGGGCAGGTGGCCAGCTTTACCACCACCTTCCGCTCGGCCGGCACGCACGACACCGTCTGCAACGAATACTGCGGCGTTGGCCACCACAACATGCTCGGCCGCGTCGTGGTCGAG encodes:
- a CDS encoding glycosyl hydrolase family 18 protein; the encoded protein is MHKTAVRITALLALTLALGACGREGPAAQSGPRLQAQATGPSATFDSTGAWDSGFSGRITLSNPGPTAIQGWTLKFKFNGNAAAGASVWGAGGSISKDSSGLYTITPNTWGGATIPAGGSVVINYDGTGQLTGVNTCTLNGAGCSGTTTPPPTGDTTAPTVSLTASPSTVTSAGAVNLSASATDNVGVTKVEFYQGSTLLSTDTSAPYTASESVSSANNGTRTYTAKAFDAAGNTKSASASVTVNIAGTTPPPPPPPTSGFKKVAYFTQWGIYGRNYQVKNIDTSGTAATLTHINYAFGNIYNENGTYRCNIVTRAESGNGDGGDGFADYGKSFDAATSVDGVADKWDQPLKGNFNQLKKLKAKYPGLKALISLGGWTWSKQFSAAAMTDASRRALVSSCIDVYIKGNLPVADGAGGPGAAAGVFDGIDIDWEYPGGGGLPTNTVSPQDKQNFTLLLQEFRRQLDAYKPGLLLTIAAPGGPDKIANQDPAAYKNAVDWVNIMTYDFRGAWDATGPTNFHSNLYPSPNDPGTGVVKSYSVDTAVNAFLNAGMPANKLVIGIPFYGRGWTGVPGTNNGLYQSATGAARGTYEAGYEDYKVLKNAPGTVYRDAATKQMWKYDGTNFWSYDDPEVIATKMAYVKQKGLGGAMAWALDGDDAQGTLAKAIDSGLR
- a CDS encoding CPBP family intramembrane glutamic endopeptidase, which produces MSPRRLLLPLLPFFALAFGFSWAVWWPLLAPGHPAPAALHLWGSLGPAAAAIITAAALDRPSLRPLGQALGRWRVGWGPWAFAVGAPAALLGLGVALSAGAGQPWPGWAGLLRVAEYPHLGPLALLLAEVVFYGYGEEVGWRGFALPRLLPVFGPVWAPVWLSVPWALWHLPLLLRNETFTAMSLAALLGWYASLLMGALLMTWLWRWAQGSLLVLAAFHGLLDVAMVNETVTPLALNAMGAVVTVWGLLALRALRRPQARRCPAPPQGR
- a CDS encoding response regulator, with the protein product MTAAPERLDAPAILQALSAYRRGDFGVRLPLTWDGIEGRIAETFNDLVEESARIAQDVARVGAAVGKEGNTKQRIPLGTTTGSWAALIENVNDLVDDLVWPTTEMTRVVTAVAHGDLTQTMATEINGRPMQGQFLQIVTTLNTMVAQLNAFAGEVTRVAREVGTEGKLGGQANVEGVGGVWRDLTENVNFMANNLTGQVRNIADVTTAVANGDLSRKITVDARGEILELKNTINTMVDQLNAFASEVTRVAREVGTEGRLGGQADVRGVGGTWKDLTDNVNFMAANLTGQVRNIADVTTAVANGDLSKKITVDARGEILDLKNTINTMVDQLNAFAGEVTRVAREVGTEGKLGGQAQVVGVGGTWKDLTENVNSMASNLTDQVRNIAFVTTAVANGDLSKKITVDVKGEILDLKNTVNTMVDQLNAFASEVTRVAREVGTEGKLGGQADVRGVAGTWKDLTDNVNFMASNLTDQVRNIAFVTTAVANGDLSKKITVDVKGEILDLKNTVNIMVDQLNAFASEVTRVAREVGTEGKLGGQANVPGVGGTWKDLTENVNSMASNLTGQVRGIARVVTAVANGDLKKTLTLEAKGEIAELAETINSMIETLATFAQQVTGVAREVGVEGRLGGQASVPGASGTWKDLTDNVNQLAANLTTQVRAIADVATAVTAGDLTRSINLDARGELDALKDNINEMIVNLRDTTEKNTEQDWLKTNLAKFTRMLQGQRDLLTVSRLILSELAPLVKARHGVFYTMDEDTTTLQLQASYAYRERKGLANRFALGEGLVGQAALEQEMIVLTHVPDDYVQINSGLGAGAPRTIVVLPVVFEGQTKAVIELASFETFSATHLSFLEQFTESVGIVLNTIQATMRTETLLRQSQSMAQELQSQQEELRQTNEELEEKARLLADQNREVEDKNRQVESARHALEEKAAQLALTSKYKSEFLANMSHELRTPLNSLLLLAGQLREDPQGNLSDQQKAYAKTIFAAGNDLLNLINDILDLSKIESGTVNADPTQVTFARIREAVETTFAHLAAEKGVELRLDFSPQLPASLYTDDTRLLQILKNLLSNAFKFTAEGSVTLEATPVKGGWSPDQTALNSAAGVVAFRVTDTGIGIAADKQRLIFEAFQQADGSTSRKYGGTGLGLAISRELARILGGEITLESTPGQGSRFTLYLPLRFQAPPELRAPRALPVGAPAGLQGAPVQFGSGQSANGQAGSGQAGAEPAAPEATVIQDDRAALQPGDRILLIVEDDPAYAGVLLDLAHERGFMALVAARGDQALHLAQTYRPAAVTLDLTLPDTNGWAVLDALKHDPQTRHIPVHIISGQEPSIVSRKLGALDHTTKAGSRQQLSEVFTNLEAFLARRVKRVLIVEDDELQRQSLEELIGDTDVETISVTTGAAALEALQGAPFDCIVLDLHLPDMSGFDLMTTLNETPAYRAIPIIVYTAQDLTRAQETQLRKAAKSIIVKDVRSPERLLDEVTLFLHRVEATLPEGKRQILAGARQQEPELHGKKVLLVDDDIRNIFALTAVLERHQMQIVTAENGREALAALDAEGDIDLVLMDVMMPELDGYETTRLIRRNPAYASLPIISLTAKAMPGDREQSIESGASDYISKPVNTAQLLSLLRVWLSK
- a CDS encoding CheR family methyltransferase; the protein is MAVEVSGEFPREPLQDIELSLLLEAVYRVTGHDFRAYTTATIRRRVLHAVAEEGLETISALQARALHDPAAMQRLRETLAINVTEMFRDPTFFRALREQVLPLLRTHPFVRVWHAGCSTGEEVYSLAILLHEAGLLSRSRLYATDMHAPALQQARQGIYPLEKLAAHEENYHLSGGQAEFGDYFTQQYGHARVKAFLRQPIIWGQHNLATDSSFNEFHLILCRNVMIYFTRPLQDHVQALLWESLMPFGVLGLGHHESLDFSPQAVRFEPLNLAEKLYRRVG
- a CDS encoding cytochrome c oxidase subunit II, which codes for MSRRAPGPVPRLEHHTLERLETIWLGMAVVIAVLLFASVLTSFLSGTTPSLSGDGAHHLAGVKNGRLDPKNLAATPFATPGLRENADGSLEAFVVARAFNFEPAVLRVPAGRPVTFHVTSADVMHGYLIEGTNINVNVVPGQVASFTTTFRSAGTHDTVCNEYCGVGHHNMLGRVVVEAAQP
- a CDS encoding sensor histidine kinase, which encodes MDAGAGTPRARILIVDDQDAKRLGLAAALEPLGQEVVMVASGREALRQLLTGEFAVILLDVQMPDMDGFETARLIRSRRQTETTPIIFVTAHDRAEADMLGGYTLGAVDFIFSPVRSEVLRAKVNVFVELHLKTLTVQAHERRLRELESRQAQHELAKLWGAIAQSADPVMITTRSGVIEYVNSAFEQVTGYPAEEALGQTPALLNSGRQDAAFFDDLWRTLLSGEVFRGEFINRRKDGGEYHEEKTITPIRDEAGRVTHFVATSQDVTYRKQMEAQLHALNASLEARVRERTAELEDVNSELEAYAYSISHDLRTPLRHIGSFADLLARSSDDLGDNGQRYLRIIQDGALKMEALIDGLLEFARTGRSELRPQPIELRALLGEIIAELPGAEAATWDLRDLGAVCGDLLGVRQVLTNLLTNALKYADPARPPHIEVWTEAGEHEQTVHVRDNGLGFDMTYAHRLFAVFQRLHTEVPGHGVGLAIVKRIVTRHGGRIWAQGVEGQGATFSFTLPQAQASGGEGPQVGEAAVG